atttcttatttttcatgtagGGTCCTATAGGCTGATACAAAGGGTACCTGCCACCCCTCCCCCCGCTTTTGtgggaaacatttggttgattatataggaatcaCCGAATCTTGGCTGGAACCCCCTCCCCCTGTATGAAAATATCTTAATCCGCCACTAGACTTTTTTTAAGATacttcagatactttatttcactaaTAGTTGTGATAAAGCCCCTTAATGTTACAACAATAGCACTAAGATTCATCCCTGTATTGTTAATGACCAATAAAACAAGGAGATTTCATTGGcaaactttttataaatctacatATTATTACGTGTTAGTTACAATTTTAATAGCTGACTACTAGCATGTATACAATGAAAACGAAAACATAGCTTTGACCGTCTTTTGtttagctttttatttttttttagaaacaaattatacataaatttattGCAAAAGGATTAGAACAGCACATTTCAAGAGTGTTCAAATTGGAAAAATGAATGTTACTAAGGAAATGACATATTTCATTGATCTTCAATCAATCACATGCATGGCGACAATTTGTTTTTCAAGGGAACGAGTTCAATTCAACCACTATAAAGAACCCTTAgttcatataaactttaaaatcagTAATTGTGATATAAATGTAACGGTAAACGGGTCTTTGTTCTGTGTATTTGTGACAGTCATTACTTTGGATATATGTATCTGGGATCTAATCCTTCTTGCCCGTTTACATAAGGAAATATATAGCTATTAAATATTTCACCATATATATCGTATATATAGGCTCACTTCAGTCTATATACTAGTAATGAAGTCTGTTTAATGTTCACGTGTTTAAtcatataaaagtacatgtatatatgatatatttaaaaggttCACAACCCAGGTTCACAGTTATAAATTCCAATACAAAACGTTACTTAGTTCCAACTCTATAAAACAACATGTTACTTCATTACAATCTATATCGCAACTTAATTGTTACTTCAAGCTACTACACCAATATAAGTGATCAATACAAAAAGTTTCTTACAAAATCGTGCTATGAACCGCTGTCCTTAAATTAGATTAAACCTTGCTTTGATAAACGTCCAAATGTTATTACATTTCTACTGTGCAACTCATGTACCGTACAAACTGTCACATTTAATAATCAAGATGCAagatcattcaacaaattaagtaTAATTGACCATCAAATCTTTAATATAGTTGACCACGCCACATCAATGTTGAATTTGTGAAGTGTAAAATATTTACtcgcatatatatatgtatataatatgtagTTTCCATTTCTCGTTTCAGCATTTTTCAAACATTGGCTATACCTTTCATgtaactatttatgtgttgcttaTGAATTTAATTGTAACACTTCTTAGTGACTGGATAGGTTAAACCAATGCCTTCCTAGAAAACTATGACACCAATGAACAACACCAGTCTTTTTGCTGTTCCTGCTAATAATGTATGCATGGCTTCACTAGAAAAGGCATCATTTCTTTGGCTTTCCTGGTTAAAGGATTTGTTTTTACAACTCCAGTGTATACACAATTGTTACCATAGTAtatagttggttgaccgttatggaataaccgtttcacagatgatatcggatatgtttctcacgtcataactacaatccccttcccttttcatgaatttgacttACTGTATAAAGCTAGTTATCGGGTTTGTAAAAACATGAGCAACCCGACGGTGCCACTGTTggacatgtggagcagtatctgcttacccttctagagcacctgagataatccctagtttttggttagggttcgtgttgctcagactttgtttgtttttctatgcTTTTTTtgtgtactttaatttgtatatttcatgtcatggtgttgtcagtttattttcgatttataagtttgactgttcctctcgtatctttcgcccctcttgcaGTCTATAACTTTGAGAATGATGAAAAATAATAGTTTTGCAAATcaaaatatgaatacaatataAGGCTGGTTAGAATGCAAACCATTCAGCTTGCTTAATATCTAATAAGTGCCACCAAATATGCAGACATTTAAGACTAAGGGGAAACCATACACAATAACACAAGCTTACTGAACACCAGCTTGTTTTGACAATACTAGAATGTATGTAAAACTGCAATTCAATAAAACATAGATTGGTATACAAGCAATTAAAGCTTGTATGTATCCatgcaagaaaaataaaataagttttcacCGTACACCAGTGTTGTATTCAAGAATAAAGTGAACtgaaaatgtcaaacaaatatGCAAACTTTTATGTTCCAATGGGTATAGGATTATATGTTGTTATGCCGACAATCAAACTCATGAATTCCATTATTTTACAAGGGTTTATTGAAAAGCGGGTTGGTATACGAGAATAAACCCCTGAGTGTTGCAGTTGAGAATTAAGagctttctttcaaattcaaatgaagttgaaGGCTATACAAAAGTAATTCCTTACATCCATGGAATTCGACCTTTTCATTtcacaatcatcatgatcatacacatctctttattttctaaGGGAGGTATGCAAACATAAGTAATAAGAAATGTTACTACTCAGAAAATACTTAGCATTCAGGCATACAGACTTGCCAATACAATCCAGAATTAAATTTTAGAATCCATGCAGGCAAACAAGTACCTAGCAGAAAAAAAagccaaaattataaaaaaaatcggttTACATATCATAGGTTCGTATACAGACATACAGACCTTAACTATacccaaaatatatatataaggttcTAAATACACCAGATTTGTATGCAGGAATACAGACCTGACACATACTTATATACGCAGAAAGTGAGAGTTTAACatacaccaggtcggtatgctagcatacagacctgacaaatactagtatatatgcatagagtgagagtttaacatacaccaggtcggtatgctagcatacagacctgacaaatactagtatatatgcatagagtgagagtttaacatacaccaggtcggcatgctagcatacagacctgacaaatactaggatgtgcatagagtgagagtttagcattaaccaggtcggtatgctagcatacagacctgaaaaatgctagtatatgcatagagtgagagtttagcattaaccaggtcggtatgctagtaTACAGATCTGAAAAATACTTGTATATGCATACAGTGAGGTTTTAGCATACACCAGGGTGGTATGCatgcatacagacctgacaaatacaaGTAAGagaaaaaagaattaatttagCATTCTTTTCATTGAAACATCTGAAATAAAGATGGGTAAATgctatgttatgtatatatttcaaaaatgacataaaagtataacaaaaatgcaGAATGAGTATCTTTTTAGGGTTTATTTACTTGAACTATTTCCTTGGTGTTAAAAAAGTTCATTCTAGCATCCTATGAAAAAGGtttatgataaaataatgaaattttggtTCGCATTTACAAAGAAAGATCACAAATCTTGCCAAAAGATgacaaacaaatatcattaatGCTGTACAGTGAGTTTTTAGCGCGAAATATATCAATAATCACAAATGTTGTAGCCTTTTCACACAAAAATAAGTTAAGTGGCATATgagaatttctaattttagatgagaacgtgttatgtaaaaatatcggaaattgatgagactgtcattaaagtgagagggttagcgctatagaaccaggtttaatccaccattttctacatttgaaaatgcctgtaccaagtcaggaatatgacagttcttgtccattcgtttttgatgcgttttgttatttgattttgccatgtgattatggactttcccaattgatcttcctctaagttcagtatttttgtgatttaactttttacagTTGATTTTCACACTGCTTAATTATTGATGGGAACATTTTGTGAAATATTCCTTTACATGAAATAAATCAATCAACCTATATTGATAAGATCCGAAGACCAAATACGGACGGTTAATTACACCTTTCTGATTTCTTATCGTAGGAGAACGTTcgaaattattgtttttaaatttctatagCCAGTCTTATGTTTAACTTAATATTTTTATACAGTAATTTTTAAGAGAAATAATATACATGACATATCaatgaaatgaaatgtcttgTCAATAGAAAAATGCCGACTACTGGTCTGGTAAAATCAGTATATaagcacaacatagaaagcaAGGTGTGATCTCAAATCTTtaacatcaaatataagatttAATGACGTTTGGATTGGAAAATGTAAAACTTCTTTGCCTAAaccataaaggagtaggtccagtaagacccctttttggccccaaaatatagcagttttacaaaattgttaaaatgtaaacttttagtcatttattggatagtagaaaggttctgctacataaatattggctCTTTTTgtcaatacaatgcacatatattgagaactagcaccattaattcatgctaaattactgaaatcttcacaattccagcattttagttaaattttagacggtttccgtgtaaaacgagagtggccgcattcgtgttcatccaaagtattgaaatggaagttgtatttaatgataatacataacatatataaagattgaggatgaacacggatgcggccactttcgttttttacacattttttcgcatatttggaagatttctcatatttgagccagaatcggatcgtttttaatgactaaataagttaaaatctttcacataagttaattgcatcatatgaaatagacacttaagtgtttaaaaagtggtcaaaatctttcgtcagatgaaactgaaatttgaggccaaaatcggtccttaccggacctactccttttgttcCATAAGGGGGCATGGGCTTTCGGACTCACTAAATCCAACTCTAAAAGTCATGTGAGGAATTCATTCATGTCAAAATGTTCACGATTTAAATGAAATAACGAATAATAATAATCGCATTTCTCACGATTTTAACAATGTCTGACAATGTCGGTTGAAATGGAAACGATCGAAATATCTATCTTTAAACCTATCTCCTCGATACGTATTGCTCCACGGTTTTCGCGTCTTTTTAATCAATTATCTACTAGTAGATACTTAATAAATTCTTTCAGCAATCAAAACTGAACTTGTTTTCATAATATGTGGTATCGAATATATTTTACCAGTTGTTTTAGATCATTTATTCATAATTGATTGTAATCATTTAAATTATAATTGATAACTCGTGTAACATTAACAATAAGTAATGGATCAACTGTAAACAGCCGGATTGTTGGAAACAATGATAAAAGTGCTCAgttgggtcaaaatctttaattgtttttacataggcggtaatggtaacgtgtTTTCCTgcagctcagtccatatcgtaaacttggatatgtatgatagctcgtttcgaagctgtgacattttcacatatgtggttaaattttcggtgTACGAAGTGAGtcactttttccgtaaattagcataccccgaacatccttttgtgatgtgGCTCCTTGttgtaaaatatcccctttttaacacaaaaagttttttgaaaatttaatactttgaacacatttaatagctccatagctttttcacatttattctatgttcctctccTTTCCTAATCATCACAAAtggttaagttcagtcatttgtaaaaaataaaaaatgtccaatatcactacaaagattttttctttacacgtgacttttgagttcctcatttcgaggcgcattagggatgatGTCCCAGTTAACGTTTTGAGGAAAAGCATTTTCATACAAATGTTCGATTTTGTACTTATACTCAAACTCTATCACGATATTGTTTAACTATACTTataagaaatacaaaatgtacacatTTGATTATCGTTACTTCCATAAACTAGTTCAGACTTTCTTACTTCAAATATCATATATGTTATCCATATCCCTGTTATAAATATAACTTCGTACCGATatcatcaaaattataaaaaagaatttatAAAACCTAAGTCCGACTCATTGAACAAACATATAtaacacacatttttttatttaaaacaaagatcAATTTCGTTATGTGCATGTTTATTCTCTTGTATTTCTAATATAGTATCAGTTGTTTTCCTATCTGGAAAATCTTGTGATATACAATCGTATGATTTCTTTTACCGCATAATGTAACAAAAATACGTAAATATTCAAACGATTCATGTCAGATACCAATTTTTATTTTCCTAAACATTATACATTCTGCATTGTATCTTTGTTTTTCTCATACTGTTCAGTTATCATAGTAACAATGTCATTGTGGCCCATTACAGAAGCATAGTGTTCTGGTAATCGACCAAAATAGTTACATTCAGTATAATCTGCTCCTTTGTCTAGCAATATCCTTGCTATTTCTGTGTGACCACACTCACAAGCAATCATTAGCAATGTCCGACCTTCATTGTCATACAGCTCATAATCTACATCTTTTTCTAACAACATCCTCATTATTTCGACATAACCATGTCTACATGCAACCATTGCAGGTGAATTACTCCGATAATCACATACattataatctgctcctatgtctaacaacatTCTAACTATTTCTGTATAACCTTGATCACAGGCAAGCATAATAGGTGTCCGTCTTTTCATGTCAAATTCATCAAAAGTAACTCCTTTGTCTAACAGTATTCTCactatttctgtatgaccatgTTCACATGATATTATAAGGGGTGACAGATTCATTAAGTCACATTTATCAATATCTGCTTCTTTGTCTAA
This sequence is a window from Mytilus edulis chromosome 1, xbMytEdul2.2, whole genome shotgun sequence. Protein-coding genes within it:
- the LOC139527411 gene encoding putative ankyrin repeat protein RBE_0220; the encoded protein is MLQCCALGDISLIQWCSNRGVDINECGLLEQSPLMVACRYNHTELVRMLLDKEADIDKCDLMNLSPLIISCEHGHTEIVRILLDKGVTFDEFDMKRRTPIMLACDQGYTEIVRMLLDIGADYNVCDYRSNSPAMVACRHGYVEIMRMLLEKDVDYELYDNEGRTLLMIACECGHTEIARILLDKGADYTECNYFGRLPEHYASVMGHNDIVTMITEQYEKNKDTMQNV